One Thermodesulfobacteriota bacterium genomic region harbors:
- a CDS encoding thiamine pyrophosphate-binding protein, producing the protein MRNHTTVGQYLIKKLYDLGVRHVFGVPGDYALSFFKEIEESKLKLINTCDEQGAGFAADAYARVKGIGVVCITYCVGGLKVANTTAQAYAEKSPVVVISGAPGIKERLRNPLLHHKVREFDTQLKVFRELTVDSVLIDDAETAALEIDRVLDSALRYKRPVYIELPRDIVALPVKPYKALRRESPGSESETLKEALAEATAMINKSRKPVIIAGIEIHRFGLQDELMELLDKTNIPFVTTILGKSVISETHPLCIGVYEGAMGREAVREYVESSDCLILLGAFMTDVNLGIYTAKIDRTNTIYATSEGVSIKYHTYEDISIYDFMNGLLKGNIRRRKSTKIPNPPLPTHPRPVKNKKVSVNFMFRTLNSHLNEKTVVIADPGDAMLGALDMVIQRETEFLCPAYYCSLGFAVPASLGVQAARPDLRPLVLVGDGAFQMTGMELSTIVRFKQNPIIIVFNNSGYGTERPMIDGGFNDVLNWRYGRLPEVFGSGIGFDVETEDELEEALTKAIGDSENYYILDVHIDPEDRSEAHKRLTTALAKKVR; encoded by the coding sequence ATGCGGAATCATACGACAGTCGGTCAATACCTCATCAAGAAACTCTACGACCTGGGTGTCCGGCACGTGTTCGGGGTTCCGGGCGATTATGCCCTCAGTTTCTTCAAGGAGATCGAAGAGAGCAAGCTGAAGCTGATAAACACATGCGACGAGCAGGGCGCCGGGTTCGCGGCCGACGCATATGCCAGGGTCAAGGGGATAGGGGTCGTATGCATCACATACTGCGTCGGAGGCCTGAAAGTAGCCAACACGACCGCTCAGGCATACGCCGAAAAATCCCCCGTAGTGGTCATCAGCGGAGCCCCCGGCATAAAGGAGCGCCTCAGAAACCCGCTCCTCCACCACAAGGTCAGGGAATTCGATACACAGCTCAAGGTATTCCGCGAGCTGACGGTCGATTCCGTCCTCATAGACGACGCAGAGACGGCCGCGCTCGAGATCGACCGCGTGCTAGATTCAGCCCTGAGATATAAAAGGCCGGTGTATATCGAGCTGCCGCGGGACATCGTAGCGCTTCCCGTAAAACCGTACAAGGCGCTCCGCCGGGAATCTCCGGGAAGCGAGTCCGAAACACTCAAGGAAGCGCTCGCGGAAGCGACCGCCATGATAAACAAGTCAAGAAAGCCCGTCATAATAGCGGGGATCGAGATACACCGTTTCGGACTCCAGGACGAGCTCATGGAGCTCCTCGATAAAACGAATATACCTTTCGTTACAACGATACTGGGGAAATCCGTTATCAGCGAGACTCATCCGCTCTGCATCGGCGTATACGAGGGGGCGATGGGGAGGGAAGCCGTCCGGGAATACGTGGAGTCGAGCGACTGCCTGATTCTCCTGGGCGCTTTTATGACCGACGTGAATCTCGGCATCTATACGGCGAAGATCGACCGGACGAACACAATATACGCCACGAGCGAAGGCGTGTCCATCAAATACCACACGTATGAAGACATAAGCATTTACGATTTTATGAACGGGCTTTTAAAAGGAAACATCCGCCGACGGAAGAGCACGAAGATACCGAACCCCCCTCTGCCTACACACCCGCGTCCTGTCAAGAACAAGAAGGTCAGTGTGAATTTCATGTTCAGGACACTTAACTCGCACCTTAACGAAAAAACGGTCGTGATCGCGGACCCCGGCGATGCCATGCTCGGGGCTCTGGATATGGTCATTCAGAGAGAAACGGAATTTTTATGCCCCGCATACTACTGCTCGCTCGGTTTCGCGGTTCCTGCAAGCCTCGGGGTGCAGGCGGCGAGGCCTGACCTGCGTCCCCTCGTCCTCGTCGGTGACGGTGCGTTCCAGATGACCGGTATGGAGCTGTCCACGATAGTCAGATTCAAGCAGAACCCGATCATAATCGTGTTCAACAACAGCGGTTACGGGACGGAGCGCCCGATGATCGACGGCGGATTCAACGACGTGCTTAACTGGAGATACGGCCGTCTGCCCGAAGTCTTCGGGAGCGGAATCGGCTTCGATGTCGAAACCGAGGACGAGCTCGAAGAGGCGCTGACCAAGGCCATCGGCGACAGTGAAAACTATTACATCCTCGACGTCCACATAGACCCGGAAGACAGGTCCGAGGCGCACAAAAGGCTCACGACGGCGCTGGCGAAAAAAGTGAGATAG
- a CDS encoding DUF2092 domain-containing protein translates to MSCRNKLSSLINIKAVLVLLILISVLPVRSYGDSPDVDPKADQVLRKMSDYLAQLQQFKIQTENALEIVLISGQKIQYNNQVEIAIKRPDKLRADRKGEVYDQEFYYDGKTLTQYSEGANVYATIEAPPTLDGALDFAMATLHIEAPGADLVYSNSYNILMEDVISGIYVGMTIVDGVNCHHLAYRKNDVDWQIWIEDGDKPLPKKFVITTKWLTGAPQYTITVKSWDLSPKLKDDMFTFVPPKDAQKIEFVRYTN, encoded by the coding sequence ATGAGCTGCAGGAATAAATTGTCGAGTTTAATAAACATAAAAGCCGTTTTAGTCTTATTAATACTGATCTCGGTGTTGCCCGTGCGAAGTTATGGCGACAGCCCGGACGTTGATCCCAAGGCCGATCAAGTGTTGCGCAAAATGAGCGACTACCTTGCTCAGCTTCAGCAATTCAAGATACAAACCGAAAACGCGCTTGAGATCGTCCTCATATCGGGCCAGAAGATTCAGTACAACAATCAGGTTGAAATCGCAATAAAGCGACCTGATAAGCTTCGTGCCGACAGAAAGGGGGAAGTTTATGACCAGGAATTCTATTATGACGGTAAAACGCTTACGCAATACAGCGAAGGCGCTAACGTATATGCCACTATAGAGGCACCGCCCACCCTAGATGGAGCACTTGACTTTGCCATGGCGACCCTCCATATCGAAGCTCCGGGGGCCGATTTAGTTTACAGTAATTCTTACAATATCCTTATGGAAGACGTTATATCGGGGATTTACGTTGGGATGACTATCGTGGACGGAGTAAACTGCCATCATCTCGCTTATCGCAAAAATGACGTTGACTGGCAGATTTGGATAGAAGACGGCGATAAGCCTTTGCCCAAGAAATTTGTAATTACGACTAAATGGTTGACCGGCGCGCCTCAATATACGATAACAGTCAAAAGCTGGGACTTATCCCCAAAGCTTAAAGACGACATGTTTACATTTGTACCCCCTAAGGACGCACAGAAAATTGAATTTGTTCGTTATACGAATTAA
- the rtcA gene encoding RNA 3'-terminal phosphate cyclase: MNRNKEITIDGSYGEGGGQIVRTAAALSAITGVPCRIYNIRMNRKNPGLARQHVLGLRALARLSGGELTGDSLGSTEITLVPGRMTSASLDVDIETAGSITLLLQTLLLPSFFAPGTVHIGFHGGATDTFFSPVIDYHRFVFSNLLARLGLSCVTEVVRRGFYPRGGAEVGVKVIPESVSNWICTERGRLRKILILSGAAEVLKPRRVSERQAEAALKTLGFGTGVPIENVVEYFPTLSAGSTITIVGEFENTAIGADSLGSPGKRAEAVGDGAARMFLHEFNSGACLDAHAADQVLPYLSMAEGVSRFTTSRISRHTETNIWVLGRFLDRRIEVEPLGAGAVIRIT, encoded by the coding sequence ATGAACCGGAATAAAGAAATTACGATCGACGGCTCATACGGCGAAGGCGGCGGGCAGATTGTCAGGACAGCCGCCGCATTGTCCGCGATAACGGGCGTTCCCTGTCGTATTTACAATATCAGGATGAACCGGAAGAATCCGGGCCTCGCGCGCCAGCACGTGCTGGGTCTGAGGGCGCTCGCGCGTCTCTCTGGCGGAGAGCTCACTGGCGATAGTCTCGGGTCGACCGAGATAACGCTCGTTCCCGGCAGGATGACTTCTGCTTCGCTCGACGTCGATATCGAGACCGCGGGAAGCATCACGCTCCTCCTGCAGACGCTCCTGCTGCCGTCCTTCTTTGCTCCCGGAACGGTACATATCGGCTTTCACGGCGGTGCGACCGACACGTTCTTCTCGCCCGTGATCGATTACCACAGGTTCGTCTTCTCGAATTTGCTCGCAAGGCTGGGGCTCAGTTGTGTGACCGAGGTCGTGAGGCGCGGTTTTTACCCCAGGGGCGGAGCCGAGGTCGGAGTCAAGGTTATACCGGAAAGCGTTTCGAATTGGATATGCACGGAGCGTGGACGCTTGCGTAAGATTCTCATTCTGTCGGGGGCCGCCGAGGTACTGAAACCCAGACGGGTTTCGGAGCGTCAGGCGGAGGCCGCTTTAAAAACTCTCGGCTTCGGAACCGGGGTGCCGATCGAAAACGTAGTCGAATACTTCCCGACGCTATCGGCAGGGAGCACCATCACAATAGTCGGCGAGTTCGAGAATACGGCGATAGGTGCGGATTCCCTGGGCAGTCCGGGGAAGAGGGCGGAGGCCGTCGGAGACGGAGCAGCCCGGATGTTCCTCCATGAATTTAATTCAGGCGCATGTCTCGATGCGCACGCCGCCGACCAGGTCCTTCCTTATCTGTCCATGGCGGAGGGGGTGTCCCGGTTCACCACTTCCCGAATCAGCAGGCACACTGAAACGAATATATGGGTCTTAGGCAGGTTTCTGGATAGAAGAATAGAGGTCGAGCCGCTCGGCGCGGGGGCGGTTATAAGGATTACATGA
- a CDS encoding cysteine rich repeat-containing protein, with protein MKICRGVLVCIAIVSVALYTSFLGGVAAFAQGKGACAGDVQTFCSEVQPGQGKIIQCLKQNIESLSQGCKDRILEVAEQVAGANQACEEDIFTLCPGVPAGGGQVAQCLKANQALLSPQCAAAMSEVGN; from the coding sequence ATGAAGATATGCAGAGGGGTTTTAGTATGTATCGCTATAGTCTCAGTCGCTCTTTATACATCCTTCTTGGGCGGTGTAGCAGCGTTCGCCCAGGGGAAGGGTGCCTGTGCGGGTGACGTACAAACATTCTGTAGCGAAGTTCAACCCGGGCAGGGAAAGATAATTCAATGTTTGAAGCAAAATATTGAGTCGCTATCCCAGGGTTGTAAGGACCGTATCCTGGAAGTCGCAGAACAGGTTGCCGGGGCTAACCAAGCATGTGAGGAAGATATTTTCACGCTCTGTCCGGGTGTTCCAGCCGGAGGGGGGCAGGTTGCACAATGCCTCAAGGCTAATCAAGCCCTGCTTTCTCCCCAATGCGCGGCCGCGATGTCTGAGGTGGGGAACTGA
- a CDS encoding helix-turn-helix domain-containing protein, translating into MKEDKIPATTPGFLVRIETEELEELAQYIKHADIELMQLGRSEFPSSLTQVFLENINLQVGHFGAGHLANATTDKVRSGMVFKITGDFPTICNGYDIDGKSFMFYRKNSDYMATTNGSCKWTYITFKPNHFEESILDPLNVKLDTRKSVSAYLRCQEYASLDLFYDIVNEITELVNSNPAIFQNPDVIKGMEWSLINSQILILSNTLNTASKRRRGKKTHEHIIKLSIDFLKANSYKPIHLLDLCSALSISMRTLYYAFQEFFGISPIRYLRLVRYARARRDLLIADPEDTTVTDIAAKWHFWHFGRFSVEYKSLYGESPSETLNKTRY; encoded by the coding sequence ATGAAAGAAGATAAAATCCCGGCAACGACTCCCGGTTTTCTGGTCAGAATTGAAACAGAGGAGCTTGAAGAACTGGCGCAGTATATAAAACATGCCGACATTGAACTTATGCAACTAGGCCGGTCTGAATTTCCTTCGAGCCTGACGCAAGTCTTCCTGGAGAACATAAACCTGCAGGTGGGACACTTCGGAGCTGGACACCTGGCAAACGCTACAACCGATAAGGTGAGGAGCGGAATGGTTTTTAAAATCACGGGGGATTTTCCCACCATCTGCAACGGCTATGACATCGACGGCAAATCTTTCATGTTCTACAGAAAAAATTCAGATTACATGGCCACTACAAACGGTTCATGCAAATGGACATACATTACATTCAAACCTAATCATTTCGAGGAGTCCATTCTCGATCCATTGAACGTAAAGTTAGACACACGAAAAAGTGTATCAGCATACCTAAGGTGTCAGGAATATGCGTCTCTCGATTTGTTCTACGATATTGTGAATGAAATAACCGAGCTTGTGAATTCAAATCCGGCGATATTTCAGAATCCGGATGTTATCAAGGGAATGGAATGGTCCCTGATCAACTCCCAAATACTAATCCTTAGCAATACATTAAATACAGCTTCAAAGAGACGCAGAGGCAAAAAAACACACGAGCATATTATTAAGCTCTCTATCGATTTCCTGAAAGCCAATTCCTATAAGCCAATACACCTGCTAGACCTCTGCTCCGCCCTAAGTATCAGCATGAGAACACTCTATTATGCTTTCCAGGAATTTTTCGGGATAAGCCCGATCAGGTATCTCAGGCTCGTGAGGTATGCACGAGCCCGTAGAGATCTGCTAATAGCAGACCCCGAAGATACAACGGTAACCGACATCGCGGCCAAGTGGCACTTCTGGCACTTCGGCAGGTTCTCCGTCGAATACAAGAGCCTTTACGGGGAGTCGCCGTCCGAGACATTGAATAAAACGCGATATTAG
- a CDS encoding DUF2092 domain-containing protein translates to MAVAKRMADFLSQLQRFSVTADIGFDAVQDDGQKIEFGETRKVLVDRPNRLRVEETKRNGSESELIFDGNTIMLYYAKDNVYALADRPGTIDDAVSYFVNDLGMRLPLSQLLNSKLGANLSGRKRSASYVEKSSINGIPCDQIALRVADVDMLHVLSQLVNLPSSEPYKWEGY, encoded by the coding sequence ATGGCCGTGGCGAAGCGGATGGCGGATTTTCTGTCCCAGCTCCAGCGCTTCAGCGTTACGGCAGATATAGGCTTCGACGCGGTGCAGGACGACGGCCAGAAGATCGAGTTCGGAGAGACCCGCAAGGTCCTGGTCGACCGTCCGAACCGTCTCCGCGTAGAAGAGACCAAGCGTAACGGGTCTGAGAGCGAGCTGATATTCGATGGCAACACCATCATGCTCTATTACGCGAAGGATAACGTTTATGCATTGGCGGACAGACCGGGTACAATCGACGACGCCGTTTCATACTTCGTCAACGACCTCGGCATGCGCTTGCCTCTTTCACAGCTCCTTAACAGCAAGCTTGGCGCGAATTTGTCAGGACGGAAACGGTCCGCCTCTTATGTTGAGAAATCGTCCATTAACGGCATTCCTTGTGATCAAATCGCTCTCCGCGTGGCGGATGTCGACATGCTTCATGTATTGAGCCAGCTCGTCAATCTCCCGAGCAGCGAGCCTTATAAATGGGAGGGTTATTGA
- a CDS encoding cupin domain-containing protein translates to MSQDKRPVAVNAADAPVRSKPSNYPEPFASRMAGREKRPLGDLFGLANFGVNLTRLAPNAMSSVRHYHTRQDEFIYILEGRPTLHTDEGRTVLSPGMCAGFKAGIGNGHHLINETDRDVVYLEIGDRTPGDEGHYPDDDLKAALEDGKWRFVHKDGTPY, encoded by the coding sequence ATGTCACAAGATAAAAGGCCGGTCGCCGTCAATGCAGCCGATGCGCCTGTAAGGTCAAAGCCCTCGAACTACCCCGAGCCGTTCGCTTCCCGGATGGCGGGCAGGGAGAAGCGCCCGCTAGGAGACCTGTTTGGCCTTGCCAACTTCGGCGTCAACCTCACGCGCCTGGCGCCGAACGCAATGTCGTCTGTCCGGCACTACCACACCAGGCAGGACGAGTTTATTTACATCCTGGAGGGGCGCCCTACCTTGCATACCGATGAAGGCCGCACTGTGCTCTCTCCCGGTATGTGCGCGGGCTTCAAGGCCGGCATTGGCAATGGACATCACCTTATCAACGAAACCGATAGGGACGTCGTGTACCTCGAAATAGGGGACAGAACTCCGGGTGACGAAGGACACTATCCCGACGACGATCTCAAGGCTGCGCTTGAGGACGGCAAGTGGCGGTTCGTCCACAAGGACGGAACGCCTTACTGA
- a CDS encoding DUF1634 domain-containing protein: MEKKGGMSDERIDLIIGNLLRVDVILSAVFVLTGAVIYLIRHGAEMPDYGVFTGVPKNLRGLRKIVEAAWQIRSVGIIQLGLLLLIATPVARVVFSVFAFLLQRDYMYVVFTLIVLTVLLLSITGVII; this comes from the coding sequence ATGGAAAAGAAAGGCGGAATGAGCGATGAGCGGATCGATCTGATAATCGGCAACCTTCTCAGGGTAGATGTGATATTATCTGCTGTATTCGTCTTGACAGGCGCCGTTATTTACCTGATACGGCACGGCGCGGAGATGCCGGATTACGGCGTCTTCACGGGGGTGCCCAAGAACCTGCGCGGCCTCAGGAAGATAGTAGAGGCGGCGTGGCAGATCAGAAGCGTGGGAATTATACAGCTGGGACTTTTACTGCTCATCGCCACACCCGTCGCGCGCGTCGTTTTCTCGGTCTTCGCGTTCCTGTTGCAGCGTGACTATATGTACGTCGTTTTTACGCTGATCGTGCTTACGGTGCTCCTCCTCAGCATAACGGGGGTAATAATTTAA
- a CDS encoding MBL fold metallo-hydrolase gives MKIHTIDHHFFKDRVIASFLIENGGGPVLIETGPDTTFHKLEKSLNDLGYYIKDIRNVFVTHIHLDHSGAAWRFADSGARIHVHPAGAPHLADPVKLVASARRIYNEQMETLWGEIRPIARDNIHEIRDGEKKKIGNISIEAVETLGHASHHHSYLVDDVLFTGDTAGIRIENGPVLPPTPPPDINIELWRESIRKIMNLKPQAMYLTHFGKSDDAERHLKELENRLLEVTEWTEERLKQGKTEEEMIIEMESMFREILVKAGADKELIEAYELADPFWMNVGGLVRYWKKFRS, from the coding sequence ATGAAGATACACACCATAGACCATCACTTCTTCAAAGATCGGGTTATAGCATCATTTCTTATCGAAAACGGCGGCGGACCCGTACTGATTGAGACCGGTCCCGATACGACTTTCCACAAGCTCGAAAAGAGCCTGAACGATCTCGGTTACTACATAAAAGACATAAGAAACGTTTTTGTCACTCACATTCACCTCGATCACTCAGGCGCAGCCTGGCGCTTTGCCGACTCAGGCGCAAGGATCCACGTTCACCCGGCCGGGGCCCCGCATCTGGCCGACCCAGTAAAGCTCGTTGCATCCGCAAGACGGATTTACAACGAACAGATGGAAACGCTCTGGGGCGAAATCAGGCCCATAGCGAGGGATAATATTCATGAAATCCGGGACGGGGAAAAGAAAAAAATCGGGAATATCAGTATCGAGGCTGTTGAAACACTCGGGCACGCGTCACACCATCATTCTTATCTCGTGGACGATGTCCTGTTCACGGGAGACACGGCCGGCATACGCATAGAAAACGGCCCGGTGTTGCCGCCGACACCTCCGCCTGATATCAACATCGAGCTCTGGCGGGAGTCGATACGAAAAATAATGAACTTGAAACCGCAAGCCATGTATCTCACTCATTTCGGCAAGTCGGACGATGCAGAACGCCACCTGAAAGAGCTCGAAAACAGGCTTCTCGAAGTTACCGAATGGACGGAGGAGAGACTGAAACAGGGAAAGACCGAAGAGGAAATGATAATCGAGATGGAAAGTATGTTCAGAGAGATACTCGTCAAGGCAGGAGCGGACAAAGAATTAATCGAAGCATACGAGCTGGCCGACCCGTTCTGGATGAACGTAGGGGGACTCGTGCGCTACTGGAAAAAGTTCCGGTCATGA
- a CDS encoding sulfite exporter TauE/SafE family protein, with amino-acid sequence MNILEFSSLVFLGSLLAGFLGSATGLGGGVVIVPLLVLGFGVDIRYAMGASLVSVIATSSAAASAYVKEGFSNIRVGMFLEIATTAGAVAGAAVATSIAPSAIAVVFGLVLLYSAYQSGFSRHKDSAPGGPDNLATRLRMNSEYPTPEGPKSYYVRAVPGGFGIMFIAGALSGLLGIGSGALKVIAMDQVMRLPFKVSTTTSNFMIGVTAAASAGVFLNRGYVDPGLAMPVMLGVLFGSLAGTHFLLRVSTRVLRIVFAAVILVLAIEMLYKGLAGGF; translated from the coding sequence ATGAATATACTCGAATTCTCCTCGCTCGTCTTTCTCGGCTCTCTGCTCGCGGGCTTCCTCGGCTCGGCGACGGGCCTGGGCGGCGGGGTTGTGATAGTGCCTCTCCTGGTGCTCGGTTTCGGCGTTGACATACGGTACGCTATGGGCGCGTCCCTGGTTTCGGTTATTGCGACCTCTTCTGCGGCGGCCTCCGCTTACGTAAAGGAGGGGTTCAGCAACATAAGGGTAGGGATGTTTCTCGAAATAGCCACAACGGCAGGCGCCGTCGCCGGAGCCGCCGTAGCCACGAGCATCGCCCCTTCGGCGATCGCGGTAGTATTCGGACTCGTGCTTCTGTATTCCGCCTACCAGTCCGGCTTCTCCCGTCACAAAGACTCTGCTCCCGGAGGGCCCGACAATCTGGCCACGCGGCTCAGGATGAACTCAGAATACCCGACGCCGGAGGGTCCCAAGAGTTACTATGTCCGCGCGGTGCCCGGGGGCTTCGGGATCATGTTTATTGCAGGCGCTCTTTCAGGGCTGCTCGGCATAGGTTCGGGGGCGCTCAAGGTGATAGCCATGGATCAGGTCATGCGCCTGCCTTTCAAGGTCTCGACGACTACGAGCAACTTCATGATCGGCGTCACCGCCGCCGCGAGCGCTGGCGTTTTCTTGAACCGCGGGTACGTCGATCCGGGTCTCGCCATGCCCGTGATGCTGGGCGTGCTCTTCGGCTCTCTTGCCGGCACCCATTTTCTGCTGAGGGTGTCGACACGAGTTCTCCGAATCGTTTTCGCGGCCGTTATTCTGGTGCTTGCTATAGAGATGCTGTATAAAGGGCTTGCAGGGGGGTTCTGA
- a CDS encoding alpha/beta fold hydrolase, translating to MELNIIKSGSSGPEVVILHGLLGSSRNWQRIMRELSEDCRVIVPDLRNHGDSPHGPHTVEAMRDDILHLIETNCEGPPHIVGHSMGGLAAIAVATSDAAAVSSLVVVDIVPGRRSEGLRKILDALMELDLRTISIRADADRALSGKIPNPAVRQFLLQNLRRNDAEEFYWRCNLPELERFAAEETFELPPRAVYEGPTLVIAGGRSEYKVWEHEELLRAHFPALILEVFEDAGHWVHMDHPGRFVKRLREWVGMHVSGA from the coding sequence ATGGAACTCAACATTATTAAATCCGGGAGCTCAGGCCCCGAAGTCGTCATACTGCACGGACTCCTGGGGTCCTCTCGGAACTGGCAGCGCATCATGCGGGAGTTGTCCGAAGACTGCCGCGTGATCGTCCCCGATCTAAGGAACCACGGGGATTCTCCTCACGGCCCTCACACCGTCGAGGCGATGCGGGACGACATCCTGCATCTTATCGAGACTAACTGCGAGGGGCCGCCTCACATTGTGGGACATTCCATGGGCGGGCTCGCGGCCATAGCGGTAGCGACATCGGATGCGGCGGCGGTCTCGAGCCTCGTAGTTGTGGACATAGTCCCGGGGCGCAGATCAGAAGGGCTAAGGAAGATACTCGACGCCCTTATGGAGCTCGACCTTAGAACCATCAGCATACGTGCGGACGCCGACAGGGCACTGTCGGGGAAAATCCCGAACCCGGCTGTGCGGCAGTTTTTACTTCAGAACCTGAGACGGAACGACGCGGAAGAATTTTACTGGCGCTGCAACCTTCCCGAGCTAGAGAGGTTCGCAGCGGAAGAAACCTTCGAGCTCCCTCCCCGGGCGGTTTACGAAGGACCTACACTCGTGATCGCGGGAGGCAGGTCCGAATATAAAGTCTGGGAGCACGAGGAGCTCCTCAGAGCCCATTTCCCCGCCTTGATCCTCGAGGTATTCGAGGACGCAGGCCACTGGGTGCACATGGACCACCCCGGCCGTTTCGTGAAACGGCTGCGCGAATGGGTAGGCATGCACGTCTCCGGAGCCTGA